TAACAACGCTCGTATGCGTGTTACTCAACTAAAAGACCTTCAAGGTACTGTTCTAGCGACTGGTTTCCCATTCAAGCAAAAACAACACTCTGAATCTTTCATGAAGATCATCTCTGGTCTATTCATCGACTGTGCTGATTTCCGTCGTACAGGTTCTCCTGCTCTTGACCTATGTTACCTAGCAGCTGGCCGTGTTGATGGTTACCTAGAACTAGGCCTTAAGCCATGGGATCTAGCTGCTGGCGATCTAATCGCTCGTGAAGCTGGTGCTATCATGACTGACTTTGCTGGCGGTACTGATTACATGACTTCTGGTAACGTTGTTGCTTCAAGCGCACGTGGTGTTAAGTCTATTCTTAAGCACGTTCGTGAGAACGCTAACGAAGGTATGCTGAAGTAATTCAGACCTTACGTTAACGCTCCCTGTTTCAAGGACACATAGAAATTCCAAAGCCTCGCTACTGCGAGGCTTTTTTGTACCTGCGATTCAAAGATACGAGATATGAGATATGAGATATGAGATATGAGATATGAGATATGAGATATGAGATATGAGATATGAGATATGAGCAGGATGGCTCTTAGTTACATTAAGTACAACTCACTTCGCCGATAAATTGCATTGATCTTCCCCACAAAATGCAGACGTAAAAAAAACCGCTAGTTGCCTAGCGGTTTTTTTGGTTTACCGAAACTTGTTAAGCCAAGGCCTAAGGCATTTCTTCAAACTCTTCACCTTCTTTTTCCACTTGTGGTGGCATTAGGTGCTCACGTGTAATACCCAACTTCATAGCCAGTGCTGATGCAACGTAGATAGAAGAGTAAGTACCAACCGTAATACCTAACAGAAGTGCGGTTGCGAAGCCGTGAATCATAGCACCGCCCTGTACAAACAGTGCGATAACTACGAATAGCGTTGTACCAGAAGTGATCAATGTACGGCTCAATGTTTGTGTGATTGAGTTGTTCAGTACTTCAGGCGCTTCACCTTTACGCATCTTACGGAAGTTCTCACGAATACGGTCGAATACAACGATGGTATCGTTGAGGGAGTAACCGACTACCGTTAGCAAGGCTGCTACGATGGTTAGATCCACCTCAATTTGCATTAGAGAGAACACACCAAGTGTGATGATAACATCGTGCGCAAGTGCTAATACCGCACCCGCTGCCAAACGCCATTCAAATCGCACTGATACGTAGATCAATATACAGATAAGAGAAACGATGATAGCAAGGCCACCAGCTTCTGTTAGTTCATCACCCACGTTAGGGCCTACGAACTCGATACGGCGCATTTCAACTTGCTCACCAGTACCGTCTTTAATTGCAGCCAGAATCTGGTTACCAAGCGTTTCGCCTGCAACACCGTCACGCGGGCGTAAGCGAACCATAACCTCACGTGCCGACCCAAAGTTCTGTACCGTTGCATCTCCGAAGCCTTCAGCCTCTAGTGAGCTACGGATATCGGGTAGGTTTGCAGGTTGCTCAAAACCGACTTCAATCAGAGTACCGCCTGTAAAATCTAATCCCCAGTTCAACGATTTCGTTGTTAAGGTAAAGATGGCAGTACCAATCATCAAGATAGAAAATACAAAGGCAAATTTTGACCAACGCATAAAGTCGATCATTTTTTCTGCTTTTAGAATCTGAAACATATTAATTCCTAGCCTTAGATCGACAGTTTCTTAACGCGTTTACCGCCATACATCAGGTTCACGATGCAACGTGTTCCGACAATAGCTGTAAACATTGAAGTCAAGATACCAATTGATAACGTTACCGCGAAACCTTTAATCGCACCGGTACCGACAGCA
The Vibrio kanaloae genome window above contains:
- the secF gene encoding protein translocase subunit SecF; amino-acid sequence: MFQILKAEKMIDFMRWSKFAFVFSILMIGTAIFTLTTKSLNWGLDFTGGTLIEVGFEQPANLPDIRSSLEAEGFGDATVQNFGSAREVMVRLRPRDGVAGETLGNQILAAIKDGTGEQVEMRRIEFVGPNVGDELTEAGGLAIIVSLICILIYVSVRFEWRLAAGAVLALAHDVIITLGVFSLMQIEVDLTIVAALLTVVGYSLNDTIVVFDRIRENFRKMRKGEAPEVLNNSITQTLSRTLITSGTTLFVVIALFVQGGAMIHGFATALLLGITVGTYSSIYVASALAMKLGITREHLMPPQVEKEGEEFEEMP